One stretch of Natranaerovirga pectinivora DNA includes these proteins:
- a CDS encoding anti-sigma factor family protein: MKCLDFRLLISLYLDDLLSDQERLEFENHFNECMDCKEELELYCEVQKKCKESFVDIEVPNSFHLDLMCKIGDISSVKISDTKGKKKVFTKYMYTAASLIMMLFVVHLVNGFDVNTFKGDSGDEWVNNLAMLSVVEDIDLEIPESYSLDKAMRMESKVALEVDVPFETESTEDDFFITSEVVALDSDFMDINDINDRTDSLVIYLIVTSLSLIAFLYILKRRRSK; the protein is encoded by the coding sequence ATGAAATGTTTGGATTTTAGATTATTGATCTCCTTATATCTTGATGATTTGTTATCAGACCAAGAAAGACTTGAGTTTGAAAACCATTTTAATGAGTGTATGGATTGTAAAGAAGAACTAGAGTTGTATTGTGAAGTTCAGAAAAAATGTAAAGAAAGTTTTGTTGACATAGAAGTTCCAAATAGTTTTCATTTGGATTTAATGTGTAAAATTGGAGATATATCTAGTGTTAAAATTAGTGATACTAAAGGAAAGAAAAAAGTTTTTACAAAGTATATGTATACTGCAGCTTCTTTAATAATGATGCTTTTTGTTGTTCATCTTGTAAATGGATTTGATGTAAACACTTTTAAAGGTGATTCTGGTGATGAATGGGTTAACAACCTAGCTATGTTGTCTGTAGTGGAAGATATAGATTTAGAGATACCTGAAAGTTATTCATTGGACAAAGCAATGCGGATGGAAAGTAAAGTTGCACTAGAAGTAGATGTTCCTTTTGAAACAGAATCTACTGAAGACGATTTTTTTATTACTTCAGAAGTTGTAGCGTTAGATAGTGACTTTATGGATATTAATGATATTAATGATAGGACAGATTCTTTAGTGATTTATTTAATTGTGACAAGCTTATCATTAATAGCATTCTTATATATATTAAAAAGGAGGCGTTCAAAATGA
- a CDS encoding FtsW/RodA/SpoVE family cell cycle protein gives MISLYTTASMYLFLFLMILFIYTNVKGYTDKNIAINNRTSRSQRIIIYLSHLMGFLIVFFQSLNLEVVFLYLQQVGFIVLFFFFYNRFYKDASRMLLNNIMYLQIISYMILTRLSFDTGAKQFNWSVLSGVITFLVPFILLHLEYIVFKIKWIYAIVGFILLVAVSFYGQEIYGAQNWIIIGEYSFQPSELVTIVFIFFVASMFRKDQSFKNVVLTSMVTLVYISILIYQKDLGIALIFFIIYMVMLYVATSNWLYFFGGLLGASIVSRIAYTHFYHVQRRVMAWLNPWAHISDQGFQIAHGLFAIGAGGWFGVGLGKGMPNRIPVVDSDMIFPAITEEFGAFFAIGLILIMLSIFFVGLKISRNCNSFFYMQIGVGISCAYAFRVFSIIGGSTKLIPLTGLTLPFVSYGGSSLFSSYLMIAVLQGILIINNRKIENSSGDINDKKEES, from the coding sequence TTGATAAGTCTTTATACAACAGCGTCCATGTACCTTTTTTTGTTTTTGATGATTTTATTTATATATACAAATGTTAAAGGGTATACAGATAAAAATATAGCCATTAACAATAGAACAAGCAGAAGTCAAAGAATAATAATATATTTGTCTCATTTAATGGGATTCTTAATAGTATTTTTTCAAAGTTTGAATTTAGAAGTAGTGTTTTTATATTTACAGCAAGTAGGTTTTATTGTTTTATTCTTTTTCTTTTACAATCGCTTTTATAAAGATGCCTCAAGAATGTTATTGAATAATATAATGTATCTCCAAATAATAAGTTATATGATATTAACAAGGCTATCTTTTGATACAGGTGCCAAACAATTTAACTGGAGTGTACTAAGTGGGGTAATCACTTTTTTAGTGCCATTTATTCTATTGCATCTTGAATATATTGTCTTTAAGATAAAATGGATTTATGCCATTGTAGGTTTTATTTTACTTGTGGCTGTTTCTTTTTATGGTCAAGAAATATATGGTGCCCAGAACTGGATTATTATCGGTGAATATAGTTTTCAACCATCAGAGTTAGTTACCATTGTATTTATCTTTTTTGTGGCTTCTATGTTTAGAAAAGATCAATCTTTTAAAAATGTTGTATTGACCTCAATGGTTACATTAGTTTATATAAGCATATTAATCTATCAAAAAGACTTGGGAATAGCATTAATATTCTTTATTATATATATGGTAATGTTATATGTAGCTACTTCTAATTGGTTGTATTTTTTTGGTGGTTTATTAGGCGCATCTATTGTATCTAGAATTGCCTATACCCATTTTTACCATGTTCAAAGACGTGTTATGGCTTGGTTAAATCCTTGGGCACATATATCTGATCAAGGATTTCAAATTGCCCATGGTTTATTTGCCATAGGGGCTGGTGGCTGGTTCGGTGTAGGTCTTGGAAAAGGAATGCCTAATAGAATTCCAGTAGTTGATTCAGACATGATATTTCCCGCAATAACTGAAGAATTTGGCGCTTTCTTTGCCATTGGTTTAATCCTAATTATGCTTTCTATTTTCTTTGTAGGTCTTAAAATATCTAGAAATTGTAATAGTTTTTTTTATATGCAAATTGGGGTAGGTATTAGTTGTGCGTATGCTTTTAGGGTTTTTTCAATCATAGGTGGATCAACAAAATTAATACCATTAACAGGATTAACACTACCCTTTGTTAGTTATGGTGGTAGCTCACTGTTTTCAAGTTACTTAATGATTGCAGTTTTACAAGGAATTTTAATTATAAATAATAGAAAAATAGAAAATTCATCTGGTGATATTAATGATAAAAAAGAAGAAAGCTAA
- a CDS encoding RNA polymerase sigma factor codes for MENALIKKAQKGQMDAFEKLILKYEKKIFNLAYQMFHNEQDAYDISQEVFIKVYQSINSFNFSSKFSTWLHRITVNTSIDELRKRKNKVTQSMDELLDLGESTVHKQFEDTEKTPEEAVLIKEKNNEMVALLNQLKEEHRTIVILRDIKGYSYEEISEILDCTIGTVKSRLSRARAKLKDLYLENKKDSITEFVK; via the coding sequence ATGGAAAACGCATTGATTAAAAAAGCGCAGAAAGGTCAAATGGATGCTTTTGAAAAATTAATATTAAAATACGAAAAAAAAATATTCAACTTAGCATATCAGATGTTTCATAATGAACAAGATGCATATGATATATCTCAAGAAGTTTTTATTAAAGTATACCAATCCATTAATTCATTTAATTTTTCTTCTAAGTTCTCAACTTGGTTACATAGGATAACGGTAAACACTTCAATAGATGAATTAAGAAAACGAAAAAACAAGGTGACACAGTCTATGGACGAACTATTAGATTTAGGTGAATCTACTGTCCATAAACAATTTGAAGATACTGAAAAAACGCCAGAAGAAGCTGTTTTAATAAAAGAAAAAAATAACGAAATGGTGGCATTGTTAAATCAATTAAAAGAAGAACATAGAACGATTGTTATACTTAGAGATATAAAAGGATATTCATACGAAGAAATATCAGAAATTCTTGACTGCACAATAGGAACTGTTAAATCCAGATTATCAAGGGCTAGAGCAAAATTAAAAGACTTATATTTGGAAAACAAAAAAGATAGCATAACTGAGTTTGTAAAATAA
- a CDS encoding anti-sigma factor family protein, producing the protein MNCNKVQSLISLYLDNSLSEIEKLELEKHIENCPSCKEEVRTYAFLMSELSHLDDEKDLPEHYHKDLMSKLKNTSQKKKRFNYRPYISSAAAIILVVLVVSIFSQNNPLDFKGGTEEIAFDALESEGETDFFTTAEGARTLLPEVEMEMKTFESGEIMMTSALEVEKEEHYTLYIILGGLFSVGVVGFVYMLLRKAKRKSKP; encoded by the coding sequence ATGAACTGTAATAAAGTACAATCATTAATCTCCTTATATCTGGATAACAGTCTTTCTGAGATTGAGAAGTTAGAGTTGGAAAAACATATAGAGAATTGCCCGAGTTGCAAAGAAGAAGTTAGGACTTATGCTTTTTTAATGAGTGAATTAAGTCATTTAGATGATGAAAAAGACTTGCCAGAACATTATCATAAGGATCTTATGTCAAAACTTAAAAATACAAGTCAAAAGAAGAAGAGATTCAATTATCGCCCGTATATTTCTTCGGCAGCAGCAATTATATTAGTTGTCCTTGTTGTAAGTATTTTTTCACAGAACAATCCTTTAGATTTTAAAGGTGGTACAGAGGAAATTGCTTTTGATGCTCTTGAGTCAGAGGGAGAAACTGATTTTTTTACTACGGCTGAAGGGGCTAGAACCTTGTTGCCTGAGGTAGAGATGGAGATGAAGACCTTTGAATCTGGGGAGATTATGATGACTTCAGCTTTGGAAGTTGAGAAGGAAGAGCATTATACATTGTATATTATTTTAGGTGGGCTTTTTTCTGTTGGGGTTGTTGGGTTTGTTTATATGCTTCTTCGGAAGGCTAAAAGAAAGTCAAAACCTTAA
- a CDS encoding SIMPL domain-containing protein: protein MKQLVKRVVTIVTVLTLVVYGSIIATGVLNTNVDASESSKSTINVTGKGAIQVAPDMAYVTLGVRTENKDPKVAQEENSKKMNQVIDALKKLGIDQKDIKTSNFNIYPEYIYDKNDYSVRSIDRYVVNHNLEITVRDITKVGNIIDTGVKFGVNMANSIRFTISNPDEVYQQALVEAIKNAEGKAKTIASTLSVKVSKPKSVTEQGSYNIPIAYSSYDKVAMERAEMSVPMPVETGELEIVAHINVVYEY from the coding sequence ATGAAACAATTGGTTAAAAGAGTAGTTACTATCGTAACTGTTTTAACATTAGTTGTTTACGGAAGCATCATTGCTACAGGTGTTTTAAATACCAATGTAGATGCATCTGAATCATCAAAAAGTACAATCAATGTAACAGGAAAAGGTGCAATTCAAGTGGCACCAGATATGGCTTATGTAACACTTGGTGTAAGGACAGAAAATAAAGACCCAAAAGTTGCTCAAGAAGAAAATAGTAAGAAAATGAATCAGGTAATTGATGCCTTAAAAAAACTTGGCATTGATCAAAAAGACATTAAAACTTCAAATTTCAATATTTACCCTGAGTACATCTATGATAAAAACGATTATTCAGTAAGAAGTATTGACAGATATGTGGTTAATCACAATCTTGAAATTACAGTAAGAGATATTACGAAAGTTGGTAATATTATTGATACAGGAGTAAAATTTGGTGTGAATATGGCTAATTCTATTAGATTTACTATTTCTAACCCAGATGAAGTGTATCAACAAGCTTTAGTAGAAGCCATTAAGAATGCAGAAGGAAAAGCAAAAACAATTGCCAGTACCTTAAGTGTAAAAGTATCAAAACCAAAGTCAGTAACAGAACAAGGCTCATATAATATACCTATAGCATATAGCAGTTATGATAAAGTTGCTATGGAGCGTGCAGAAATGTCAGTTCCAATGCCTGTAGAAACAGGGGAACTTGAAATAGTTGCTCATATAAATGTGGTTTATGAATATTAA
- the zapA gene encoding cell division protein ZapA, protein MSPKKDIEVLIGGKVYTLSGDESEEYMQKVALYIHNKKMKLQELDSTRKLNIQTWEILLALNIADDYFKAKNQLDGKDSIIEKNEELITALEQEVISERLRSEELEAVVGKLHSEINRLEVELNKYKAELDEYINTFGE, encoded by the coding sequence ATGTCGCCTAAGAAAGATATTGAAGTTTTAATAGGTGGTAAAGTATACACTTTAAGTGGTGATGAGTCTGAAGAATATATGCAAAAAGTGGCTTTGTATATACATAATAAAAAAATGAAGCTACAAGAACTCGACAGCACTAGAAAGTTGAATATTCAGACTTGGGAAATATTATTGGCCCTAAATATTGCAGACGATTATTTTAAAGCAAAAAATCAATTAGATGGAAAAGATTCTATTATAGAGAAGAATGAAGAATTAATCACTGCCTTAGAACAAGAAGTTATTAGCGAAAGGCTCCGATCTGAAGAATTAGAAGCTGTTGTAGGCAAATTACATTCTGAAATAAATAGATTAGAAGTAGAACTGAACAAATACAAAGCTGAGTTAGATGAATACATCAATACATTTGGTGAGTAA
- a CDS encoding peptidoglycan D,D-transpeptidase FtsI family protein, which yields MIKKKKAKENINRIQSLFIGLFVLLIANMIYLAGYKKEELIISPYNPRLTTLEEEVIRGKILGNNYEVLAETVELEDGITERIYPYGRIFSHIIGYTAQGKSGIESLANFDLIRTGEGIIGQIWNEFIGEKNKGNNVVTTLDPLLQEIAFEGLGNNKGAIVVLEPSTGKILALVSKPDFNPNEIEFLLAELNRGNTSETFLFNRATQGLYPPGSTFKVLTALHYIMENPDWEEFQYTCSGSDVFYDNTINCFNNTAHGIMGIREALAVSCNTTFAQLGTEIDLKDFKRFNENFMFNNRLPFPLPNSISKYQLDVNSNLESIPETVMGQGKTEITPLQNALITATIANGGIMMKPYLIDRIEDHNGKVIKKFMPEQHKRIINPNYAFLITELMAGVVTDGTGRSLNNLPFTVAGKTGTAEHRKDEKPHSLFIGFAPTDNPKIVVSIVVENAGTGTQAAVPIARRLLEAYFENQ from the coding sequence ATGATAAAAAAGAAGAAAGCTAAAGAAAATATTAATAGAATTCAAAGTCTCTTTATAGGATTATTTGTATTGCTTATTGCTAATATGATTTATTTAGCGGGATATAAAAAGGAAGAACTGATTATTAGTCCTTATAATCCAAGATTAACAACTCTAGAAGAAGAAGTAATTAGAGGTAAAATCTTGGGTAATAATTATGAAGTTCTTGCAGAGACAGTAGAATTAGAAGATGGAATAACAGAAAGAATTTATCCTTATGGAAGAATTTTTTCACATATTATTGGTTATACAGCGCAAGGCAAATCAGGCATAGAGTCTTTAGCTAACTTTGACTTAATTAGAACTGGTGAAGGGATAATTGGTCAAATCTGGAATGAATTTATAGGTGAAAAAAATAAAGGGAATAATGTCGTAACAACATTGGATCCTCTTTTACAAGAAATAGCTTTTGAAGGTTTAGGGAATAATAAGGGTGCTATTGTAGTATTGGAACCATCTACTGGAAAAATACTTGCATTGGTTTCTAAGCCAGATTTTAATCCCAATGAAATCGAATTTTTATTAGCAGAATTAAATAGGGGTAATACTTCAGAAACTTTTCTTTTTAATCGAGCAACTCAAGGATTATATCCACCTGGATCTACTTTTAAAGTATTAACAGCACTGCATTATATAATGGAAAATCCAGATTGGGAAGAATTTCAATACACTTGTAGTGGATCAGATGTGTTCTACGACAATACAATAAACTGTTTTAACAATACGGCTCATGGAATAATGGGTATTAGAGAAGCATTGGCGGTATCTTGTAACACTACCTTTGCCCAGTTAGGTACAGAAATTGACCTGAAAGATTTTAAAAGATTCAATGAAAATTTTATGTTTAATAATAGATTACCATTTCCATTACCAAATTCAATTAGTAAGTATCAATTAGATGTAAATAGTAATTTAGAAAGTATTCCTGAGACAGTTATGGGTCAAGGAAAAACTGAAATCACGCCACTACAAAATGCATTGATTACGGCCACAATTGCTAATGGGGGCATTATGATGAAGCCTTATTTGATTGATCGAATTGAAGACCATAATGGAAAAGTTATTAAAAAATTTATGCCTGAGCAACACAAAAGAATCATAAACCCTAATTATGCATTTCTGATTACTGAACTTATGGCTGGTGTTGTCACAGATGGAACAGGTAGAAGTCTTAATAATTTACCTTTTACTGTAGCTGGTAAAACAGGAACTGCAGAACATAGAAAAGATGAAAAGCCACATTCCCTATTTATTGGTTTTGCACCGACTGATAATCCTAAAATTGTAGTAAGCATAGTCGTTGAAAATGCTGGTACAGGAACTCAAGCAGCTGTACCCATTGCTAGAAGACTACTTGAGGCATATTTTGAAAATCAGTAA
- a CDS encoding NUDIX hydrolase → MIEATSCGGVVIYRGKILLLYKNYRNKYEGWVLPKGTVEEGEEFKETAIREVKEEASVKANIVKYIGKSQYSFATPSDTIVKDVHWFLMKSYGYFSKPQREEYFVDSGYYKYHEAYHLLKFSNERHILERAYNEYVELRRCNLWGGKNF, encoded by the coding sequence ATGATCGAAGCAACTAGTTGCGGCGGGGTGGTCATATATCGAGGGAAAATCCTATTATTGTATAAGAATTATAGAAATAAATATGAAGGATGGGTTTTGCCAAAAGGAACGGTAGAAGAAGGCGAAGAATTTAAAGAAACGGCTATAAGAGAAGTTAAAGAAGAAGCCAGTGTAAAAGCCAATATAGTTAAATATATTGGGAAAAGTCAATATTCATTTGCTACTCCAAGTGATACAATTGTTAAAGATGTTCACTGGTTCCTTATGAAATCTTATGGTTATTTTAGCAAACCACAACGCGAAGAATATTTTGTAGATTCAGGATATTATAAATACCACGAAGCTTATCATTTATTGAAATTTAGCAATGAAAGACATATTTTAGAAAGAGCATACAATGAATATGTTGAATTAAGAAGATGTAATTTATGGGGAGGCAAAAACTTTTAA
- a CDS encoding U32 family peptidase, which translates to MFRKPELLAPAGSFESLRGAINAGADAVYLGGKLFSARAYATNFDEEELKRAINYCHIHGVNIYLTINTLLKNNEIESLYDYVLPYYKEGLDGVILQDFGVLNFLKQSFPDLPLHGSTQMNAHNYKDLEVLKNLGLQRVVLAREVTLEEIEDIKSKTNIEIETFVHGALCYCYSGQCLMSSILGGRSGNRGKCAQPCRLPYTLNSDALPSRESKNKYLLSPKDINTLEIIPELIDRKIDSFKIEGRMKGPEYVSGVTNIYRRVIDEYIEKGSINKNFLNKDIDTLLELFNRGGFSKGYYLGKHNEDMLAIDKPKHLGNPIGKVTKVSKSKITVTLSEDVNKDDVIEIGETTDIQEKLKIENDTKMGSSIVFLLKKQISVDPLNLVAYRTKNMALIKNLKERFIENDKKVNIEGSIVCKKDKPLYMSVAYDNYILTNTGPIVEKAKNQPLLMKKIEEQVKKTGNTLFNIDTLDVQMDEDIFIPISVINKQRRDLLEELEVKILKDYKRSKEMTKPSFTKAFVTNNEKKKNLIVAFDNLEKALIGVEAEGVDSIYVEAGPSDLGELLSLVNAAHSYKKKIYLLMPHIYRKATNKSFAKFIESLKKSHIDGFVIKTLGQYYDLEDSSKELILDYNLYAINNYAVDEWEQLDVSRYTLSPELHYKEMSELPLERYDLIAYGYLPLMVSDQCVIKNVNGCHKNSNDNRIIDRYKKEFRIKSNCNYCYNTIYNSSPTMLLDQLKKTNEMGINNIRLHFTFEENDEVKRIIKSYVNVFKYNKEERLDLVDFNRGHFLRGVE; encoded by the coding sequence ATGTTTAGAAAACCTGAGTTATTAGCACCAGCAGGTTCATTTGAGAGTTTAAGAGGCGCTATTAATGCTGGAGCAGATGCTGTATATTTAGGTGGGAAACTATTCAGTGCTAGAGCATATGCAACGAACTTTGATGAAGAAGAATTAAAAAGAGCAATTAATTATTGCCATATACATGGTGTTAATATATATTTAACCATTAATACATTACTTAAAAATAATGAAATTGAATCTTTGTACGATTATGTACTGCCATATTATAAAGAAGGGTTAGATGGTGTGATCCTTCAAGATTTTGGTGTTTTAAATTTCTTAAAGCAAAGCTTTCCAGATTTGCCATTACACGGGAGTACTCAAATGAATGCTCATAATTACAAAGACTTAGAAGTATTAAAAAATCTTGGGTTACAACGTGTGGTATTAGCTAGGGAAGTGACTTTAGAAGAAATTGAAGATATAAAAAGTAAAACCAATATAGAAATTGAAACCTTTGTTCATGGTGCTCTTTGTTATTGTTATTCGGGGCAATGTTTAATGAGCAGTATTCTAGGTGGACGTAGTGGTAATAGAGGCAAATGTGCACAACCTTGTCGTCTCCCTTATACACTAAACTCTGATGCACTACCAAGTAGAGAATCTAAGAACAAATATTTATTAAGTCCAAAAGATATTAATACCCTAGAAATTATTCCAGAATTAATTGATAGGAAAATTGACTCCTTTAAAATAGAAGGAAGAATGAAAGGGCCTGAATATGTATCAGGTGTCACCAATATTTACAGAAGAGTTATAGATGAATATATTGAAAAAGGTTCTATTAATAAAAACTTTCTTAATAAGGATATAGATACATTATTAGAGCTCTTTAATAGGGGTGGTTTTTCAAAAGGTTACTATCTTGGAAAACATAATGAAGATATGCTAGCCATTGATAAGCCAAAACATTTAGGCAATCCTATTGGTAAGGTCACTAAAGTTAGTAAATCTAAAATTACTGTTACCTTAAGTGAAGACGTCAATAAAGACGATGTAATTGAAATAGGAGAAACAACGGATATTCAAGAAAAACTAAAAATTGAAAATGATACAAAAATGGGCAGTAGCATTGTCTTTTTGCTTAAAAAACAAATTTCAGTTGATCCTCTTAATTTAGTGGCGTATAGAACTAAAAATATGGCTCTTATCAAGAATCTAAAAGAAAGGTTTATTGAGAATGACAAAAAAGTAAACATTGAAGGTTCCATTGTTTGTAAAAAAGATAAACCATTGTATATGAGTGTTGCTTATGATAATTACATCCTTACAAATACTGGTCCAATAGTTGAAAAAGCTAAAAACCAACCTTTGCTTATGAAAAAAATAGAGGAACAAGTAAAGAAAACAGGGAATACCCTTTTTAATATTGACACATTAGATGTCCAAATGGATGAAGATATATTTATTCCTATTAGCGTAATCAATAAACAAAGAAGAGATTTATTAGAAGAACTGGAAGTAAAAATTCTAAAGGATTACAAAAGAAGTAAAGAAATGACTAAACCATCTTTTACGAAAGCTTTTGTTACAAATAATGAAAAGAAAAAAAACCTTATTGTTGCCTTTGATAATCTAGAGAAAGCTTTAATTGGTGTGGAAGCAGAGGGTGTTGATAGTATATATGTAGAGGCTGGGCCTAGTGATTTAGGGGAACTATTAAGTCTTGTTAATGCAGCCCATAGTTACAAGAAAAAAATCTATCTGCTCATGCCACATATTTATAGAAAAGCCACTAATAAATCCTTTGCAAAGTTTATAGAGAGTTTAAAAAAATCTCATATAGACGGCTTTGTTATTAAAACCCTTGGTCAGTATTATGATTTGGAAGATAGTAGTAAAGAATTGATTTTAGATTATAACCTTTATGCTATTAATAATTATGCTGTGGATGAATGGGAACAACTAGATGTTTCAAGATATACCCTTTCACCAGAGTTACATTATAAGGAAATGTCTGAATTGCCATTAGAGCGTTATGACTTAATTGCATATGGTTATCTACCACTTATGGTTAGTGATCAATGTGTCATTAAAAATGTGAATGGATGTCATAAAAATAGCAATGATAACAGAATTATCGATCGGTACAAAAAAGAATTTAGAATAAAGTCCAATTGCAATTATTGTTATAATACCATTTACAATAGCAGCCCTACTATGTTATTAGATCAATTGAAAAAAACAAATGAAATGGGAATTAATAATATAAGGCTTCATTTTACTTTTGAAGAAAATGATGAAGTGAAAAGAATCATTAAAAGCTATGTAAATGTGTTTAAATATAATAAAGAGGAAAGATTAGATTTAGTAGATTTTAATAGAGGGCATTTTTTAAGAGGTGTAGAGTAG
- a CDS encoding winged helix-turn-helix domain-containing protein: MDRELQILSLIEENGQITQRELSKETGLALGTINNALQKLIYEGFINVVQENPRSINYLITIKGKVYKAKCYSNLIETSYDIITSFKSDIKECINTLIIEGKNNILLYGEQNNIFRLVKMNLIEASRVHKIDYKVINELPKHIDSNTIVLIWHAQMDKKVIKKEGIYNILLDWDRHQKNRVTSAL; the protein is encoded by the coding sequence ATGGATCGGGAATTACAGATACTAAGCTTAATCGAAGAAAATGGACAAATTACCCAAAGAGAACTTTCAAAAGAAACAGGACTTGCATTAGGCACCATCAATAATGCTTTGCAAAAATTGATTTATGAAGGGTTTATTAATGTTGTTCAGGAGAATCCACGATCTATTAATTATTTAATTACAATAAAAGGGAAAGTATATAAAGCAAAGTGCTATTCCAATTTAATAGAAACGAGCTATGATATCATTACCAGCTTCAAGTCAGACATTAAGGAATGTATTAATACTTTAATTATTGAGGGAAAGAACAATATATTACTTTATGGTGAACAAAACAATATTTTCAGATTGGTTAAAATGAACTTAATAGAAGCAAGTAGAGTACATAAAATTGACTATAAAGTGATAAATGAATTGCCAAAGCATATAGACAGCAATACCATCGTATTAATATGGCATGCACAAATGGATAAAAAAGTTATAAAAAAAGAAGGCATTTATAATATTCTACTAGATTGGGACAGGCATCAGAAGAACAGAGTGACTTCGGCACTCTAA